From one Paractinoplanes brasiliensis genomic stretch:
- a CDS encoding aldo/keto reductase, with the protein MVSTPDASKAGTIDVGGDLTVNRLGYGAMRITGDGIWGDPKSRDEAKAVLRRAVELGVNFIDTADSYGPDVSETLIAEALHPYAEDLVVATKGGLTRPGPGHWVPNGRPEHLRSALEGSLRRLRLEQIPLYQFHRIDPEVPLEDSIGAIVELKNEGKIRHIGVSNFDESQLRAAQRLTPIVSIQNRYNVDDRKSESLVDLCEQEQMVFLPWAPIQNLDGNAAVQEAATKYGVTPHQVVLAWLLARSPQILPIPGTGSAGHLEENIAAAGLKLTPAEVAAISGWS; encoded by the coding sequence GTGGTGAGCACACCGGACGCGAGCAAGGCGGGAACCATCGACGTCGGCGGCGACCTCACGGTCAATCGCCTCGGGTACGGCGCCATGCGGATCACCGGGGACGGCATCTGGGGCGACCCGAAGAGCCGGGACGAGGCCAAGGCGGTGCTTCGCCGGGCGGTCGAGCTGGGTGTCAACTTCATCGACACGGCCGACTCGTACGGGCCCGACGTGAGCGAGACGCTGATCGCCGAGGCGCTCCACCCGTACGCCGAGGATCTGGTCGTCGCGACCAAGGGCGGGCTGACCCGTCCGGGGCCGGGGCACTGGGTGCCGAACGGCCGGCCCGAGCATCTGCGGTCGGCGCTGGAGGGCAGCCTGCGGCGGCTCCGCCTCGAGCAGATCCCGCTGTACCAGTTCCACCGGATCGACCCCGAGGTCCCGCTCGAGGATTCGATCGGCGCGATCGTCGAGTTGAAGAACGAGGGCAAGATCCGGCACATCGGGGTGTCGAACTTCGACGAGTCGCAGCTGCGGGCGGCCCAGCGGCTCACGCCGATCGTGTCGATCCAGAACCGCTACAACGTTGACGACCGCAAGTCGGAGTCGCTGGTCGACCTGTGCGAGCAGGAGCAGATGGTGTTCCTGCCGTGGGCGCCGATCCAGAACCTCGACGGCAACGCGGCCGTGCAGGAAGCGGCCACGAAGTACGGCGTGACCCCCCACCAGGTGGTGCTGGCGTGGTTGCTGGCCCGGTCGCCGCAGATCCTGCCCATTCCCGGTACGGGTTCGGCCGGTCACCTGGAGGAGAACATCGCGGCCGCCGGGCTGAAGCTGACCCCGGCCGAGGTGGCGGCCATCAGCGGCTGGAGCTGA
- a CDS encoding esterase/lipase family protein → MSGDLGVVFIHGILSSADTWSPFLSLIERDADLSFVAPSTFSYPSPPLSLSPLRRIPDINDIADSLRTYLTHERADDTGLVLVAHSQGGLVVQRMLARTLADGRGPELARIRRIVLFACPNSGSELLLLLRRGLLRWHPQERDLRPLNRDITEAHRIVLNQVIHATTVSESTCPIRITAYAGDSDGVVTPVSAKSVFPEVGVLPGDHFTIIKPDSTGHRSYAALKRHLREARLTDVPEPAPNASTPAGSSAPRPPADLYRVLVDRLLTVPRMSEPAFREQIYDLLPPVIIHQMRRDNAARVELFSLLRSFEHYRHLAPWDSLAVALETLVPEHPAVTGVLDDLASAGLRTA, encoded by the coding sequence ATGAGCGGGGACCTGGGAGTCGTCTTCATCCACGGGATCCTGTCGTCGGCCGACACCTGGTCACCGTTCCTGAGCCTGATCGAGCGGGACGCCGATCTGAGCTTCGTGGCGCCCTCCACGTTCTCCTACCCGAGCCCCCCGCTGTCGCTGAGTCCGCTGCGGCGGATACCCGACATCAATGACATCGCCGACAGCTTACGTACCTACTTGACCCATGAGCGCGCCGATGACACCGGGCTCGTGCTGGTCGCGCACAGCCAAGGCGGTCTGGTGGTGCAGCGGATGCTCGCACGCACGCTCGCCGACGGTCGCGGTCCCGAACTGGCCCGGATCCGCCGCATCGTGCTGTTCGCCTGCCCCAACTCCGGCTCCGAGCTGCTTCTGCTGCTGCGCCGCGGTCTGCTGCGGTGGCATCCTCAGGAGCGTGACCTGAGACCGCTCAACCGGGACATCACCGAGGCGCACCGGATCGTGCTCAACCAGGTCATCCACGCCACCACAGTGTCGGAGTCCACTTGTCCGATCAGGATCACCGCGTACGCGGGGGACAGCGACGGTGTCGTCACTCCCGTCTCGGCGAAGAGTGTCTTTCCCGAAGTGGGAGTGTTGCCCGGCGACCACTTCACGATCATCAAACCGGACTCGACCGGCCACCGTTCCTACGCGGCACTGAAACGGCACCTGAGGGAGGCGCGGTTGACCGACGTACCCGAGCCCGCACCGAACGCGTCCACACCGGCCGGGTCATCGGCGCCACGGCCGCCCGCCGATCTGTACCGTGTGCTGGTGGACAGATTGCTCACTGTCCCGAGAATGAGCGAGCCGGCGTTCCGCGAACAGATCTACGACCTGCTGCCGCCGGTGATCATCCACCAGATGCGCCGCGACAACGCCGCCCGGGTCGAGCTTTTCTCCCTGCTGCGCAGCTTTGAGCACTACCGTCACCTCGCGCCGTGGGATTCGCTTGCCGTGGCGCTGGAAACCCTGGTTCCGGAGCATCCGGCGGTCACCGGTGTGCTGGACGATCTGGCGAGCGCGGGACTGAGGACGGCGTAA
- a CDS encoding aKG-HExxH-type peptide beta-hydroxylase — MGNDGASDGPPRHHRLDKQHVTALFSGGGDADSVTQLLTVERSWRMLQLRALLDLVRPEHDVGPLASVGTAWALLVEAERRDPPKVAGLLLHPQVGIWAGYVLRRLRGTADSPAPLWVDLGYLHTLAAAAALSTGADFRITVPVRDGFTVLPTLGAAHVPGTRQWDRTDVHGAGGSGVVETPDGAVVVGGSRWNAMPGVRVEAAGQTLAVRLDCLDPYRNLRAPTPPHLLSEPELRHWRELLTQAWRLLVETSPPLAAPMAQGLFSVVPQPPAERFRTMSASAGDAFGSMIMSEPRDAVELAVTMVHEFQHIKLGALLHLAPLHTGEPVQRLYAPWRDDPRPLGGLLQGVYAFAGITEFWRALRERSSGSTAALAHFEFARWRRQVHATLAMLAELPQLTEVGKNLVHGLMATADGWRSDDVPARVRVAADAAVSDHRARWRLHHLRPSAEVVDALAASWTAGVDRPEQAGPAPVVAADPGARGLDARAVLMLWRLTDPAGFDQLRRDPSTIGAHVTGAGPSDLAYVAGELDHARDGYLAALSVDPDSPSAWAGLGLVLSAAGPGRAADALMRRPELVRAVHQAVRSSTGEISDPVKLAGWIGPG; from the coding sequence ATGGGCAATGACGGCGCCTCGGACGGGCCGCCCCGCCACCATCGGCTGGACAAGCAGCATGTGACAGCACTCTTCTCCGGCGGCGGGGACGCCGATTCCGTCACCCAGCTTCTGACCGTCGAGCGCAGCTGGCGGATGCTCCAACTGCGTGCCCTGCTCGACCTCGTCCGGCCCGAACACGACGTCGGTCCACTTGCCTCCGTCGGGACCGCATGGGCACTGCTCGTCGAGGCAGAGCGACGCGATCCGCCGAAGGTCGCCGGCCTCTTGCTGCATCCGCAGGTGGGCATCTGGGCGGGGTATGTTCTGCGACGCCTGCGTGGAACAGCCGACTCCCCGGCGCCGCTCTGGGTGGACCTCGGCTATCTGCACACCCTCGCCGCCGCGGCAGCGCTGAGCACCGGCGCCGACTTCCGGATCACCGTGCCGGTGCGGGACGGTTTCACAGTGCTGCCGACCCTCGGCGCCGCGCACGTGCCGGGCACTCGGCAGTGGGACCGCACCGACGTGCACGGCGCCGGCGGATCCGGTGTGGTCGAGACACCGGACGGCGCGGTGGTGGTCGGCGGAAGCAGGTGGAATGCGATGCCGGGCGTTCGCGTCGAAGCGGCCGGGCAGACCCTCGCGGTCCGGCTGGACTGCCTGGACCCGTACCGCAATCTCCGGGCGCCGACACCGCCCCACCTGCTGAGCGAACCGGAGCTGCGTCACTGGCGCGAGCTGCTGACCCAGGCATGGCGCCTGCTGGTCGAGACGAGCCCTCCGCTCGCCGCGCCGATGGCACAGGGACTCTTCTCCGTGGTGCCCCAGCCGCCGGCGGAGCGCTTCCGGACTATGAGCGCCTCCGCGGGGGACGCCTTCGGCAGCATGATCATGTCCGAGCCGCGGGACGCGGTCGAGCTCGCGGTCACGATGGTCCACGAGTTCCAGCACATCAAGCTGGGTGCCCTGCTGCACCTGGCGCCTCTGCACACCGGCGAGCCGGTGCAGAGGCTGTACGCGCCGTGGCGTGACGATCCCAGGCCGCTGGGTGGGCTGCTGCAGGGCGTTTACGCGTTCGCCGGAATCACCGAGTTCTGGCGAGCCCTCCGCGAGCGGTCCTCGGGCAGCACCGCTGCGCTGGCCCACTTCGAGTTCGCCCGCTGGCGCCGGCAGGTCCACGCCACCCTGGCGATGCTGGCCGAGCTGCCGCAGCTCACCGAGGTGGGCAAGAATCTCGTGCACGGCCTCATGGCCACGGCGGACGGCTGGCGGAGTGACGACGTGCCGGCGCGAGTGCGGGTGGCCGCCGACGCCGCCGTCAGCGATCACCGGGCCCGGTGGCGGCTTCACCATCTGCGGCCGTCGGCGGAGGTCGTGGACGCGCTCGCGGCATCCTGGACGGCCGGCGTCGACCGCCCCGAGCAGGCCGGGCCGGCGCCAGTAGTCGCGGCCGATCCCGGCGCCCGCGGGCTCGACGCCAGGGCCGTTCTGATGCTCTGGCGCCTGACCGATCCTGCCGGCTTCGACCAGCTCCGGCGCGACCCGTCGACGATCGGCGCCCACGTCACCGGCGCGGGCCCCAGCGATCTCGCCTACGTGGCGGGTGAACTGGACCACGCCCGCGACGGGTATCTCGCCGCACTGTCCGTGGACCCGGACAGCCCGAGCGCCTGGGCCGGGCTCGGACTTGTCCTGTCCGCGGCCGGGCCGGGCCGGGCCGCGGACGCGCTGATGCGCCGGCCCGAACTGGTCCGGGCTGTGCATCAGGCCGTCCGCAGCTCGACCGGTGAGATCAGCGACCCGGTGAAGCTCGCCGGCTGGATAGGGCCGGGATGA
- the fxsT gene encoding FxSxx-COOH system tetratricopeptide repeat protein, which yields MTRGDAEDTWGAISQALRPLSESSPGGASRWEVTVLLDAAPSMAVWSDIVDGVVEVLRGHADFGDVTVLPLDASTMDDTGPDRSIVGPGRIVLILTDGTGPAWHAGTMLPLLSAWGRRSPIAILDLLPQLQWYRTGIRPRRLRMWLPTPAPASANADFAWEMLSPVPEVFDEPVGDDPVPVPVLELDSRWLAAWATLLTGGGSRLPALLANDSVPQDVTVPATAQDVSARTRVREFTAWATPTAVTLATQLAAAPLNLALMRSVQRALIPEAQTSHLSEILNSELLYPVSAAGAVPEGAGIAYEFHRGVREELLAAGRRADAARVLRVVDEQLGPNVPAVRGLSRMLDDPDASPMSPVTPETAPFIRVERAVLRALSGRYLARARHLHEALGVEPELSSVSATTGTSFATMESAAPGTTDRRSEGAGVSSSRVADVTTSPRTPAKAPAIWGNVPPRNPNFTGREALLANLHEQMRVGTTAVLPHALQGMGGVGKSQLAVEYVYRHQHEYDVVWWIPSERPAQIGNALAELAQRLQLPVGPEANAAVPAVREALRLGQPYANWLLIFDNAESPEAVQRYFPNGGPGHIMVTSRNPQWSSIAQQLEVDVFARRESVDLLRRRGPELNDDDAIRLAEALGDLPLALDQAAAWRAETGMPADEYLRLFEQKRTELLEVSVPLDYQLPVAAAWNVSLDRLADSSPGALRLLQVCSFFAPEPIPRTLFSRGRASDVNPELDEVRRDPMRLNRAIREINRYALAKIDYRTNSIQMHRLVQAVLMDRLDDAEQGSMRRSAHLLLADGDPNDPNSPDSWRAYADLYPHAMTAQAFRSTEPWVQQLVDNLSRYLYWWGDHHAAFELATRAYEARREQLGATHQSTLRMGHWVGWLLFVLGRFDDAARLNQTVLNAYRETVEEDNEDLLRALGAVAADRRVAGDFKGALELAEEVYQRHVRALGPDDVETITAAHNLAVSLRLTGELLRASEIDEENQRLRIQLYGTEHPITLESTRNLITDRCELGDYVSARSEAQAVADQLSHQLTPGHPQTLRAMRTLAVALRKAGDHRAARRISEEVQEGFLTRYGEDHPDTIAASLNLSSDLRETGDLDSAAELGERVYERYRRLLGSDRHPHVIAAKLNWAVTQRLRGRVDEARQMDEEGFAELREQLGDDHPLTLSAALNLASDLYAQGEYALAVERDTDAIERLARVLGPNHPTTLAGQGNRAMDLLKLGRLEESAEVHSSAVENFRRLLGDDHPATAVAVDLTLRANCDMDPLPL from the coding sequence GTGACCCGGGGCGATGCCGAGGACACCTGGGGAGCCATCTCACAGGCGCTTCGCCCGCTGTCCGAGTCGTCCCCCGGCGGAGCAAGCCGGTGGGAAGTGACGGTGCTGCTCGACGCCGCGCCCTCCATGGCGGTCTGGAGCGACATCGTCGACGGTGTGGTCGAGGTCCTGCGTGGCCACGCTGATTTCGGCGATGTCACCGTGCTGCCGTTGGACGCCTCCACGATGGACGACACCGGTCCTGACCGATCGATCGTCGGTCCCGGCCGGATAGTCCTGATCCTCACCGACGGCACGGGCCCCGCCTGGCATGCCGGTACGATGCTGCCGTTGCTGAGCGCCTGGGGCCGCCGGTCACCGATCGCCATTCTTGACCTCCTTCCCCAACTTCAGTGGTATCGGACGGGGATCCGCCCACGACGACTGCGGATGTGGCTGCCCACCCCCGCGCCGGCGTCCGCCAACGCCGACTTCGCGTGGGAGATGCTCAGCCCGGTGCCCGAGGTGTTCGACGAACCCGTGGGCGACGACCCGGTGCCGGTTCCGGTTCTCGAGCTCGATTCCCGGTGGCTGGCGGCCTGGGCCACTCTGCTCACCGGTGGCGGGTCCCGGCTGCCCGCCCTGCTGGCGAACGACTCCGTGCCGCAGGACGTGACCGTGCCGGCGACGGCGCAGGACGTCAGTGCCCGGACGCGGGTCCGCGAGTTCACCGCGTGGGCAACGCCGACAGCCGTCACTCTGGCCACGCAGCTCGCGGCGGCACCGCTCAACCTGGCGTTGATGCGATCGGTTCAGCGCGCCCTGATTCCGGAGGCGCAGACCTCGCATCTGTCCGAGATCCTCAACAGCGAGCTGCTCTATCCGGTGTCGGCCGCCGGCGCGGTCCCCGAGGGCGCCGGGATCGCCTATGAGTTCCACCGGGGAGTCCGGGAGGAACTGCTTGCGGCCGGCCGCCGGGCGGACGCTGCGCGGGTGCTGCGGGTCGTCGACGAGCAGTTGGGACCGAACGTTCCGGCGGTACGAGGGCTGAGCCGCATGCTCGACGATCCCGACGCGTCTCCGATGTCGCCGGTGACCCCGGAAACCGCGCCGTTCATCCGGGTCGAACGGGCTGTGCTTCGCGCTCTTTCCGGGCGTTACCTCGCCCGGGCCCGCCATTTGCACGAAGCGTTGGGCGTAGAACCGGAACTGTCGTCGGTGAGCGCAACGACGGGCACGTCCTTTGCCACAATGGAATCGGCAGCACCGGGCACCACCGATCGCAGATCCGAAGGAGCAGGCGTGTCGTCGAGCAGGGTGGCGGACGTGACCACGTCACCGAGGACACCGGCCAAAGCGCCGGCCATCTGGGGAAACGTCCCGCCCCGCAATCCCAACTTCACCGGCCGGGAGGCTCTGCTGGCGAACCTGCACGAGCAGATGCGGGTCGGTACGACCGCGGTGCTGCCGCACGCGCTGCAAGGCATGGGTGGCGTGGGCAAGTCGCAGCTCGCGGTGGAATATGTGTACCGCCACCAGCACGAGTACGACGTCGTCTGGTGGATCCCGTCCGAGCGGCCGGCTCAGATCGGCAATGCCCTGGCCGAACTGGCCCAGCGACTGCAGCTGCCGGTGGGCCCGGAGGCCAATGCCGCGGTGCCGGCCGTGCGCGAGGCCCTGCGACTGGGGCAGCCGTACGCCAATTGGCTTCTGATCTTTGACAACGCGGAAAGCCCGGAGGCGGTGCAGCGGTACTTTCCCAACGGCGGGCCCGGGCACATCATGGTCACTTCTCGTAATCCGCAGTGGTCGAGCATCGCTCAGCAACTGGAGGTGGACGTCTTCGCGCGTCGCGAGAGCGTCGATCTGCTCCGGCGGCGCGGCCCGGAGCTCAACGACGATGACGCGATCCGGCTGGCCGAGGCGCTCGGCGACCTCCCGCTGGCGTTGGACCAGGCCGCTGCGTGGCGCGCCGAGACCGGAATGCCCGCCGACGAGTACCTGCGCCTTTTCGAGCAGAAGAGGACCGAGCTTCTCGAGGTATCGGTGCCGTTGGACTACCAGCTTCCGGTTGCGGCTGCCTGGAACGTCTCGCTGGACCGCTTGGCCGATTCGAGCCCGGGCGCGCTCCGGTTGCTGCAGGTCTGCTCCTTCTTCGCGCCGGAGCCCATTCCCCGGACCCTGTTCAGCCGCGGCCGGGCCAGCGACGTGAACCCCGAGCTGGACGAGGTGCGGCGTGATCCGATGCGGCTCAACCGGGCCATTCGTGAGATCAACCGTTACGCCCTGGCAAAGATCGACTATCGGACCAACTCGATCCAGATGCACCGCCTTGTTCAGGCCGTGCTGATGGACCGGCTCGACGACGCCGAACAAGGGTCCATGCGCCGAAGCGCGCACCTCCTGCTGGCCGACGGCGACCCCAACGATCCGAACTCGCCGGACAGCTGGCGTGCCTACGCCGATCTCTACCCGCACGCCATGACGGCTCAGGCGTTCCGGTCCACCGAGCCGTGGGTGCAGCAGCTCGTCGACAACCTGTCCCGGTATCTCTACTGGTGGGGCGATCACCACGCCGCGTTCGAGCTCGCCACGCGGGCGTACGAGGCTCGCCGGGAGCAGTTGGGGGCCACTCATCAGTCGACCTTGCGGATGGGTCACTGGGTGGGGTGGCTGTTGTTCGTTCTCGGCCGGTTCGACGATGCGGCCCGGCTCAACCAGACGGTGCTGAACGCCTACCGCGAGACCGTCGAAGAGGACAATGAGGATCTGCTGCGTGCGCTGGGCGCCGTCGCTGCCGACCGCCGGGTGGCCGGCGACTTCAAGGGAGCGCTGGAACTGGCCGAGGAGGTCTATCAACGGCACGTGCGGGCACTCGGCCCGGACGACGTCGAGACCATCACCGCGGCCCACAACCTCGCGGTGAGCCTGCGGCTGACCGGCGAGCTGCTGAGGGCGTCCGAGATCGACGAGGAGAACCAGCGGCTGCGAATTCAGCTGTACGGCACCGAGCATCCGATCACGCTGGAGAGCACGCGCAACCTGATCACCGACCGGTGTGAGCTCGGCGATTACGTCAGTGCTCGATCCGAGGCGCAGGCAGTGGCCGATCAATTGAGTCATCAGCTGACCCCGGGTCACCCGCAGACCCTGCGAGCGATGCGGACCCTGGCTGTGGCCCTCCGGAAGGCCGGCGACCATCGAGCCGCCCGCCGGATCTCCGAGGAGGTCCAGGAGGGCTTCCTCACCCGGTACGGCGAGGACCACCCGGACACCATCGCGGCCTCCCTCAACCTCTCGAGCGACCTGCGGGAGACCGGGGACCTCGACAGCGCAGCCGAGCTGGGCGAGCGGGTCTACGAACGTTACCGGCGGCTGCTCGGCAGCGACAGGCACCCGCACGTCATCGCCGCCAAGCTCAACTGGGCGGTCACCCAGCGGCTGCGGGGCAGAGTGGACGAGGCCCGGCAGATGGACGAGGAGGGTTTCGCCGAGCTGCGTGAGCAACTGGGCGATGACCATCCGCTCACGCTGTCGGCGGCGCTCAATCTGGCGAGCGACCTCTATGCCCAAGGGGAGTACGCCCTGGCTGTCGAGCGGGACACCGACGCGATCGAGCGTCTGGCGCGCGTCCTGGGGCCGAACCACCCGACCACCCTTGCCGGTCAGGGAAACCGGGCGATGGACCTGCTCAAGCTGGGGCGACTGGAGGAATCCGCCGAGGTGCACTCGAGCGCGGTGGAGAACTTCCGGCGGCTTCTCGGCGACGACCATCCGGCCACGGCCGTGGCGGTGGATCTCACCCTGCGGGCCAACTGCGACATGGATCCGCTGCCGCTGTGA
- a CDS encoding VMAP-C domain-containing protein → MKTEQTSGDQARHRIRPVLVGVLERTRLVRTQSSRQLLIEQLQDRLGQFSLREHSEIRLQTAELVRACSRLTDGVQVLVETVEYLEPDTDEINQLRRLRDEWEAADVLSEDDWTTLRPFLENLTPTNLTVLYQRATEHRSPGPPSWCADAWQAFVHLAGQNAGPDGLQPSTNFLVLLEDQVDPKAARWIRLRNSRLAGGQGLTRQLEERRAYLARGGEQPSASAAYLVVLVEPHLDPVGDEEKYSLSHFRQWYGADSWYSRRGETILVHLRDLEREVEQLIEQMEIDWSDRTGTVFVEFVLPWELLNIGVDRWRKESDSARPIALSMDYPVVVRSLERLRTQRWHRAWHQRWRQLLKAPAHSKVYWSHPGGSDYFTRLESELKADDRIVSLVLSEPPAQRGETGQQEIEAALRAGLPVIIWHRNDCTGAEFREAVTSMVTDGGVGRLPLRAKELRHEALRLEPDQRDGHIGHHLTILWDDPERRPDALGTPADRGIGESW, encoded by the coding sequence ATGAAGACTGAGCAGACCAGCGGTGACCAGGCCCGGCACCGGATCCGACCGGTGCTCGTCGGGGTGCTCGAACGCACCCGCCTCGTACGGACGCAGTCCAGCCGGCAACTCCTCATCGAGCAGCTCCAGGACCGTCTGGGTCAATTCTCCTTGCGTGAGCACTCCGAGATCCGGCTGCAGACGGCCGAGTTGGTCCGTGCCTGCAGCCGGCTCACCGATGGAGTGCAGGTCCTGGTCGAGACCGTCGAGTACCTGGAGCCGGACACCGACGAGATCAACCAGCTGCGGCGCCTGCGTGACGAGTGGGAGGCAGCCGACGTCCTGAGCGAGGACGACTGGACGACGCTGCGGCCCTTTCTGGAAAATCTGACGCCGACCAACCTCACGGTCCTCTATCAACGCGCTACTGAGCATCGGTCGCCGGGGCCGCCTTCGTGGTGCGCCGACGCCTGGCAGGCGTTCGTCCATCTCGCCGGGCAGAACGCCGGACCGGACGGCCTCCAGCCGAGCACGAACTTCCTGGTGCTGCTGGAGGATCAGGTGGATCCGAAGGCGGCACGGTGGATCCGGCTGCGCAACAGCCGGCTCGCCGGCGGGCAGGGCCTGACCCGGCAACTGGAGGAACGGCGGGCCTATCTCGCTCGCGGCGGAGAACAACCGTCAGCGTCGGCTGCCTACCTGGTCGTGCTGGTCGAGCCGCACCTGGATCCGGTCGGTGACGAGGAGAAGTACTCCCTGTCGCACTTCCGTCAGTGGTACGGCGCCGATTCCTGGTATTCACGACGAGGGGAGACGATTCTGGTTCACCTCCGCGACCTGGAGCGTGAGGTGGAGCAGCTGATCGAGCAGATGGAGATCGACTGGTCGGACCGGACGGGCACGGTTTTCGTCGAGTTCGTGCTGCCTTGGGAACTGCTCAACATCGGAGTGGACCGCTGGCGCAAGGAGTCCGATTCCGCACGGCCGATCGCGCTGTCGATGGATTATCCGGTGGTGGTCCGCAGTCTGGAACGGCTTCGCACTCAGCGCTGGCATCGAGCCTGGCACCAGCGTTGGCGGCAACTGCTGAAGGCGCCCGCGCACAGCAAGGTCTACTGGAGCCATCCCGGCGGGAGCGATTACTTCACGCGGCTCGAGTCCGAACTGAAGGCCGACGATCGTATCGTCTCGCTCGTGTTGAGCGAGCCACCGGCCCAACGGGGCGAAACCGGCCAGCAGGAGATCGAGGCAGCCCTCCGTGCGGGGCTGCCGGTGATCATCTGGCATCGGAACGACTGCACCGGCGCGGAGTTCCGGGAAGCCGTCACCAGCATGGTGACCGATGGTGGCGTCGGCCGGTTGCCGCTTCGGGCGAAAGAGTTGCGGCACGAGGCGTTACGACTGGAGCCCGACCAGAGGGACGGCCACATCGGTCACCATCTGACGATTCTGTGGGACGACCCCGAGCGCAGGCCCGACGCGCTGGGCACTCCCGCTGACCGAGGGATCGGGGAAAGCTGGTGA
- a CDS encoding cyclase family protein, translating to MTAAPTREDVLGYFETLSNWGRWGDDDQRGTLNLITDDVRLAAARAVRHGRSVSCAWELSEMERATTSCPYAVDMPGAEHMPPAFQADRRWGFSNERVGLMFHGNTITHLDSPCHLFWDGRMYNGRPHELVGATTGSAWAAVTAAADGIVTRGVLLDVAAVREVPWLEPGQGVFPGDLEAAERRQGVRVRSGDAVLLRTGYGRRRHEAGDAGGITQAGWHASCLPWLRDRGVALIGADTPQEVQPSGYEGVLMPVHAVGLVAMGLWLVDNCDLEACAATAIELNQWDFQLAVAPVRLAGTSGSPVNPIATF from the coding sequence ATGACGGCGGCGCCGACGCGGGAGGACGTGCTCGGGTATTTCGAGACGTTGTCGAACTGGGGGCGGTGGGGTGACGACGACCAGCGCGGCACCCTCAACCTCATCACCGACGACGTACGGCTGGCGGCGGCGCGCGCTGTACGGCACGGCCGCAGCGTGTCCTGCGCGTGGGAACTGTCCGAGATGGAGCGGGCGACAACCTCGTGCCCGTACGCGGTGGACATGCCGGGCGCCGAGCACATGCCGCCCGCGTTTCAGGCCGACCGGCGCTGGGGGTTCTCGAACGAGCGGGTCGGCCTGATGTTCCACGGCAACACCATCACCCATCTGGACTCGCCGTGCCACCTGTTCTGGGACGGCCGGATGTACAACGGACGGCCGCACGAGCTGGTCGGCGCGACGACGGGCTCGGCGTGGGCGGCGGTCACGGCGGCGGCGGACGGCATCGTCACGCGCGGGGTCCTGCTCGACGTGGCCGCTGTCCGTGAGGTGCCGTGGCTGGAACCAGGGCAGGGCGTCTTCCCCGGCGACCTCGAGGCAGCCGAGCGGCGGCAGGGCGTACGGGTGCGCTCCGGCGACGCGGTGCTGCTGCGCACCGGCTACGGGCGCCGCCGGCACGAGGCCGGTGACGCGGGCGGCATCACGCAGGCCGGTTGGCACGCGTCCTGCCTGCCGTGGCTGCGGGACCGCGGGGTCGCGCTGATCGGGGCCGACACCCCGCAGGAGGTGCAGCCGTCCGGCTACGAAGGCGTGCTGATGCCGGTGCACGCCGTGGGACTGGTCGCGATGGGCCTGTGGCTGGTCGACAACTGCGACCTGGAGGCGTGCGCGGCGACGGCGATCGAGCTGAACCAGTGGGACTTCCAGCTCGCGGTCGCCCCCGTCCGCCTGGCCGGCACGTCGGGCAGCCCGGTCAACCCGATCGCCACGTTCTGA